One Enterococcus silesiacus genomic window carries:
- the murD gene encoding UDP-N-acetylmuramoylalanine--D-glutamate ligase (UDP-N-acetylmuramoylalanine--D-glutamate ligase; involved in peptidoglycan biosynthesis; cytoplasmic; catalyzes the addition of glutamate to the nucleotide precursor UDP-N-acetylmuramoyl-L-alanine during cell wall formation), translated as MNKITDYENKKVLVLGLARSGVSAARLLHELGALVTVNDFKQFDQNPEAQDLLTLGIRVVTGSHPIELLDEDFSLIVKNPGIPYTNPLVEKALSMKLPVLTEVELAYQIAECPIIGITGTNGKTTTTTMIGLLLNADRKTGTARLAGNIGYPASEVAEKAKAEDDIVMELSSFQLMGIKTFHPQIAVITNIYEAHLDYHGSREEYVKAKWSVQENMQKNDFLVLNWNQPELQELSKTTKATIIPFSTREKVAGAYLLEEKLYYKDEYIMSAAELGVPGSHNIENALAAIAVAKLKGTQTEVIRQTLMIFTGVPHRTQYVGETAGRKFYNDSKATNILATEMALSGFDHSSLILLAGGLDRGNSFDELIPSLRGIKAIILFGETKDKLHKAAIEAGIKNIQLTENVQTAVRDAYDFSEKNDTILLSPACASWDQYPNFELRGEAFIQAMHQLKDIEK; from the coding sequence ATGAATAAAATTACAGATTATGAAAATAAAAAAGTCCTTGTTCTTGGGCTGGCGAGAAGTGGTGTTAGTGCTGCAAGGTTGCTGCATGAGCTAGGAGCATTAGTTACGGTTAATGACTTTAAACAATTTGATCAAAATCCGGAAGCCCAAGATTTATTAACCTTGGGTATTCGTGTTGTTACAGGTAGTCACCCGATTGAACTGTTAGATGAAGACTTTTCTCTGATTGTAAAAAATCCAGGGATTCCATATACAAATCCGTTAGTAGAAAAAGCACTAAGCATGAAATTGCCTGTCTTGACAGAAGTTGAATTAGCCTATCAAATTGCGGAATGTCCAATTATTGGAATTACCGGAACGAATGGCAAAACAACGACGACAACAATGATCGGACTGCTGTTAAATGCTGATCGTAAAACGGGCACTGCTCGTTTAGCAGGAAATATTGGTTATCCTGCTAGTGAAGTCGCTGAAAAAGCGAAAGCTGAAGATGATATCGTCATGGAGCTGTCCAGCTTTCAATTGATGGGAATTAAAACCTTCCATCCTCAAATAGCAGTTATCACGAATATTTATGAAGCACATTTGGATTATCATGGCTCAAGAGAAGAATATGTAAAAGCTAAGTGGTCAGTGCAAGAGAATATGCAGAAAAATGACTTTCTCGTGCTGAATTGGAACCAACCAGAACTACAAGAATTAAGCAAAACAACGAAAGCTACAATTATTCCTTTTTCAACAAGAGAAAAAGTTGCGGGAGCGTATCTTTTAGAAGAAAAATTATACTATAAAGATGAGTACATTATGTCAGCAGCAGAGCTAGGAGTACCAGGCAGTCATAATATTGAGAATGCTTTAGCCGCAATTGCTGTAGCTAAATTAAAAGGGACCCAAACTGAAGTGATCAGACAGACATTGATGATTTTCACTGGAGTACCACACCGCACACAATATGTGGGCGAAACTGCTGGACGAAAGTTTTATAATGATTCCAAAGCAACCAATATTTTAGCCACTGAAATGGCTTTAAGTGGGTTTGATCACTCTTCACTTATCTTATTAGCTGGCGGTTTAGACCGAGGCAATAGTTTTGATGAGTTAATCCCATCACTAAGAGGGATCAAAGCAATTATTCTTTTTGGTGAGACAAAAGATAAGTTGCACAAAGCAGCGATCGAAGCGGGTATCAAGAACATACAATTGACAGAAAATGTCCAGACTGCCGTAAGGGATGCCTATGATTTTTCTGAAAAAAATGATACTATTCTATTATCGCCTGCCTGCGCTAGTTGGGATCAATATCCTAATTTTGAACTACGTGGAGAAGCCTTCATACAAGCGATGCACCAGCTAAAAGACATAGAAAAGTGA
- a CDS encoding cell division protein FtsI has product MSTKNKIKNFVKKKNLNPMNNRKKVGIILFATSIGLFFLFAFRLTYIVAVGKVAGVSLPDKTAALYQGSSVVKAKRGAILDRNGVVIAEDATSYSVYAILSETYLGEENKKLYAQKKDFQTLAEILDRNTELSKDEVLKYLNDGVNEDGTVKFQVEFGTKGKNITLETRQKIEDDLKKNKVAGLYFEGHPARIYPNGVFASHFIGYTDSADAEDDSKGLVGKMGIEKSYNDLLKGQDGKIDYEKDVYGNPLPGTVANEKQAVDGKDIYTTIDSRIQSQLESLLDPVVEEYKPEDMTAMLMKAKTGEILAMSQRPSFNPETKEGLGKDTVWRNILVEDKFEPGSTMKLFTAAAAIQEGKFNPNATFAYPAGGYPLDDRVVNDHDYGGVGPLTFRQAISWSSNVGMLTLEQAMDPTGQVWKSYLEKFGFGKSTNSDLAGESSGELPEDNWVDLAMSSFGQAVSVTNFQMMQAYTAIANDGSMLKPHYISKIIDKNTGEEKVTQPEKVGQPVITPQAASDIRTYMIDTVEDPNYGIAYDVYKVPGYHVAAKTGTAQITGENGYMAGLTDYTYSVVEMVPADNPEYILYLTMKKPQTYTREALARIANPLMQVVMESTDSESNATVEPAK; this is encoded by the coding sequence ATGAGCACAAAAAATAAAATAAAGAATTTTGTCAAAAAGAAGAACTTAAATCCAATGAACAATCGTAAAAAAGTAGGCATTATTTTATTTGCTACGAGTATTGGATTGTTCTTTTTATTTGCTTTTAGATTAACGTACATAGTGGCTGTAGGAAAAGTCGCAGGCGTCTCTTTACCAGACAAAACAGCTGCTCTTTATCAAGGGAGTAGTGTGGTCAAGGCAAAAAGAGGAGCTATTCTAGACCGTAATGGAGTAGTGATTGCAGAGGATGCTACATCCTATTCTGTTTATGCTATTTTGTCTGAAACCTATTTAGGTGAAGAAAATAAAAAACTTTATGCACAGAAAAAAGATTTTCAAACATTAGCAGAAATATTAGATAGAAATACAGAATTATCTAAAGATGAAGTACTAAAATATTTGAATGATGGTGTAAATGAAGATGGTACAGTTAAGTTTCAAGTCGAGTTTGGGACTAAAGGGAAAAATATTACTTTAGAAACAAGGCAAAAAATTGAAGATGACTTAAAGAAAAATAAAGTTGCAGGACTTTATTTTGAAGGACATCCAGCAAGAATCTATCCAAATGGTGTCTTTGCTTCCCACTTTATCGGCTATACTGACTCTGCTGATGCAGAGGATGATTCAAAAGGTTTAGTAGGGAAAATGGGTATTGAAAAATCTTACAATGACCTTTTAAAAGGTCAAGATGGCAAGATTGATTATGAAAAAGATGTTTACGGAAATCCATTGCCAGGGACAGTTGCGAATGAAAAACAAGCTGTTGACGGTAAAGATATCTATACGACAATAGATAGTCGCATACAAAGTCAGCTAGAATCGTTGTTAGATCCCGTTGTTGAAGAATACAAGCCGGAAGACATGACGGCGATGCTGATGAAAGCAAAGACTGGTGAAATACTTGCAATGTCTCAACGCCCATCCTTTAATCCTGAAACAAAAGAAGGCTTAGGGAAAGATACAGTCTGGCGTAATATATTAGTAGAAGACAAATTTGAACCAGGTTCTACTATGAAACTATTCACCGCAGCTGCCGCAATACAAGAAGGGAAATTCAATCCTAATGCAACGTTTGCTTATCCAGCTGGAGGCTATCCGTTAGATGATCGAGTGGTAAATGATCATGATTACGGAGGAGTTGGACCTTTAACATTTCGTCAGGCAATTTCTTGGTCTAGTAATGTCGGAATGCTTACGCTAGAGCAGGCTATGGACCCTACTGGTCAAGTTTGGAAAAGTTATTTAGAAAAATTTGGTTTTGGAAAATCTACAAATTCGGATTTGGCAGGAGAATCTAGTGGTGAGCTACCAGAAGATAACTGGGTTGATTTGGCAATGTCATCATTTGGACAAGCTGTTTCTGTAACGAACTTTCAAATGATGCAGGCTTATACAGCAATTGCAAATGACGGATCAATGTTGAAACCACATTATATCAGCAAAATCATTGATAAAAATACTGGTGAAGAAAAAGTAACCCAACCTGAAAAAGTTGGACAACCAGTAATAACGCCACAAGCAGCAAGCGATATTCGAACATACATGATTGACACAGTAGAAGATCCTAATTATGGTATTGCGTATGATGTATACAAAGTACCTGGCTATCATGTAGCGGCTAAAACAGGAACAGCACAAATTACTGGAGAAAATGGTTATATGGCTGGTTTAACGGATTACACCTATTCTGTCGTAGAAATGGTGCCAGCTGATAATCCAGAATATATTTTGTATCTTACAATGAAAAAACCTCAAACATATACAAGAGAGGCACTTGCTAGAATTGCTAATCCATTGATGCAAGTGGTGATGGAGTCAACGGACAGTGAGTCCAATGCAACAGTAGAACCAGCCAAATAA
- a CDS encoding cell division protein FtsL: MAELKKVEDFQYDIPVMDEPVIGHENEPKVQKNVNLPQSPKRKLRNISLLEKTIGFLLLVAIIGIAILTIQVRTSITQMTNEITEAQTAIQEKEESALKLEQQKNELSKADRIKEVAKSKGLSDNIENIKRVK, translated from the coding sequence ATGGCTGAGTTAAAAAAAGTCGAAGATTTTCAATACGATATTCCAGTAATGGATGAACCAGTTATTGGCCATGAAAATGAACCTAAAGTTCAAAAAAATGTTAACTTACCCCAATCTCCAAAAAGGAAGTTGAGAAATATCTCGCTTTTAGAAAAGACGATCGGCTTTTTATTGTTAGTGGCGATTATTGGAATAGCTATTCTCACCATTCAAGTACGTACTTCTATTACACAAATGACAAATGAAATCACTGAAGCACAAACGGCGATTCAAGAAAAAGAAGAATCGGCACTGAAATTAGAACAACAAAAAAATGAATTATCAAAAGCAGACCGTATCAAAGAAGTTGCAAAAAGTAAGGGTCTATCTGATAACATTGAAAATATAAAGAGAGTGAAGTAG
- a CDS encoding ribosomal RNA small subunit methyltransferase H (catalyzes the methylation of the N4 position of C1402 on the 16S rRNA) yields MTEKFQHYTVLLKETVDGLHVKEDGIYVDCTLGGAGHSEYLLSQLSEQGHLYAFDQDQKALDFAAQRLKKYVDRGMVTFIKSNFRHLKQELANQEIYHVDGILYDLGVSSPQLDEAERGFSYHQDAPLDMRMDQEAELSAYDVVNNYSYHELVKIFFRYGEEKFSKQVAREIERVRAKAPIETTGELVEIIKSAIPAPARRKGGHPAKRIFQAIRIAVNDELGVVEESLEQAIALLNKNGRISVITFHSLEDRIVKSMFKEYSSIQDLPPGLPVVPEEFQPELKVITRKPILPGETELAENNRSRSAKLRIAEKVKLNL; encoded by the coding sequence ATGACAGAGAAATTTCAGCATTATACTGTTTTATTAAAAGAGACAGTTGACGGCTTACATGTGAAAGAAGATGGCATCTATGTCGATTGCACATTAGGCGGCGCAGGTCATAGTGAGTACCTACTCTCACAATTAAGTGAGCAAGGACATTTATACGCGTTCGATCAAGACCAAAAAGCATTGGATTTTGCAGCTCAACGATTAAAAAAATATGTTGATCGAGGCATGGTGACCTTTATCAAGTCGAATTTTCGACATTTAAAACAAGAATTGGCTAATCAGGAGATTTATCATGTCGATGGTATTTTATATGACTTAGGTGTTTCTTCTCCTCAGCTAGATGAAGCTGAGCGTGGATTTAGTTATCACCAAGATGCACCGCTGGATATGCGGATGGATCAAGAGGCAGAATTATCAGCTTACGATGTGGTTAATAACTACAGTTATCACGAGTTGGTGAAGATTTTTTTCCGTTATGGTGAAGAGAAATTCTCCAAACAAGTGGCGAGAGAAATCGAGCGTGTACGCGCAAAAGCACCAATTGAGACAACTGGTGAATTAGTAGAAATCATTAAATCAGCAATTCCAGCGCCAGCTAGACGTAAGGGTGGGCATCCGGCAAAGCGGATTTTCCAAGCCATTCGAATCGCTGTAAATGACGAACTTGGAGTTGTGGAAGAATCATTAGAACAAGCAATTGCTTTATTGAACAAAAACGGTCGGATCAGTGTGATCACATTTCATTCTTTAGAAGATCGAATTGTTAAAAGCATGTTTAAAGAATATAGCAGTATACAGGATTTGCCTCCTGGTCTGCCAGTAGTGCCAGAAGAATTTCAACCAGAATTAAAAGTAATTACTAGAAAGCCGATTTTACCAGGTGAGACTGAATTGGCTGAGAATAATCGCTCACGAAGTGCTAAATTAAGAATTGCCGAAAAAGTCAAACTAAACTTATAA
- a CDS encoding phospho-N-acetylmuramoyl-pentapeptide-transferase produces the protein MEWTQIFIPIVCSFAITVAVMPMFIGYFQMKKQGQTTREDGPTWHNVKTGTPTMGGLVFLVASFITSLLVGLWKQELTPSLLIILFILVLYGLLGFLDDFIKVFKKRNMGLNSRQKLIGQIIGGLVFYFVYHSEGLPDTLDFFGIVTLPLGIFYGVFVIFWLVGFSNAVNLTDGIDGLVAGLGTISFGTYAIIAWKQQQFDVVIICLSVIGGLLGFFPYNKKPAKIFMGDVGSLALGGLLAAISIILRQEWTLLLIGLVYVCETASVILQVTSFKLFGKRIFKMSPIHHHFEMCGWSEWKIDIVFWLTGAICSAITLWIVL, from the coding sequence ATGGAGTGGACACAAATTTTTATTCCCATAGTATGTAGTTTTGCTATAACAGTGGCAGTGATGCCGATGTTTATCGGTTATTTTCAAATGAAGAAACAAGGACAAACAACGCGCGAAGATGGTCCAACTTGGCATAATGTAAAAACAGGAACGCCAACGATGGGCGGCTTAGTATTTTTAGTTGCAAGTTTTATCACGTCATTATTAGTAGGGTTATGGAAACAAGAACTCACTCCTTCTTTACTGATTATTTTGTTCATCTTAGTTCTTTATGGATTGTTAGGTTTTTTAGATGATTTTATCAAAGTATTTAAAAAGAGAAATATGGGTTTAAACTCCCGTCAAAAATTAATTGGTCAAATCATTGGCGGCTTAGTATTTTATTTTGTTTATCATTCTGAAGGTTTGCCAGATACGCTAGATTTTTTTGGTATTGTGACATTACCTTTAGGAATTTTTTATGGTGTATTTGTTATTTTTTGGTTAGTTGGTTTTTCAAATGCAGTGAATTTGACTGATGGAATCGATGGATTAGTAGCAGGGTTAGGGACGATTTCCTTTGGAACCTATGCAATCATTGCTTGGAAACAACAGCAATTTGATGTAGTGATCATTTGTTTAAGTGTGATCGGTGGTCTATTAGGGTTCTTTCCTTATAATAAAAAACCGGCTAAAATTTTTATGGGAGATGTTGGCTCACTTGCCTTAGGCGGTTTGTTGGCAGCTATTTCAATCATCTTACGTCAAGAATGGACATTACTGCTGATAGGACTTGTTTATGTCTGTGAGACAGCCAGTGTTATTTTGCAAGTTACTTCATTTAAATTGTTCGGTAAACGAATTTTTAAAATGTCACCAATCCATCACCACTTTGAAATGTGTGGCTGGTCTGAATGGAAAATCGATATTGTCTTTTGGCTAACAGGGGCTATCTGTTCGGCTATTACACTGTGGATCGTACTTTAA